One part of the Pelagicoccus enzymogenes genome encodes these proteins:
- a CDS encoding alpha/beta fold hydrolase, translated as MDLFFREFGDEGKPVVVILHGLLGSSRNWQAAAQALAKEHHVYCLDLRNHGASPWEEPHSYEVMMEDVMVWMDENLDSRPILVGHSMGGKLAMKLACEYPKAIRKLVVVDIQPHRYPNNHDDDFAGMLAVDMDSLKSRTDAEAQLEPHVSSWAMRKFLLTNLEKDRVTGEFRWMVNVEAIVAGQRDIEENPLEPGDRYEGDTLFIMGGKSRYFVKDEVPQLRDYFPASALEVIPESGHNPHFECRERFVEILGAFVRS; from the coding sequence ATGGATTTGTTTTTCAGAGAGTTCGGGGACGAAGGAAAGCCGGTGGTTGTGATTTTGCACGGGCTGTTAGGATCGTCGAGGAATTGGCAGGCCGCGGCCCAAGCCTTGGCGAAAGAGCATCATGTTTACTGTCTCGATCTGCGTAACCATGGCGCTTCGCCTTGGGAGGAGCCGCACTCCTACGAGGTGATGATGGAGGACGTGATGGTTTGGATGGACGAAAATCTGGATTCGCGGCCGATTTTGGTAGGGCATTCCATGGGCGGGAAGCTGGCGATGAAGCTGGCTTGCGAGTACCCGAAGGCGATTCGCAAGCTGGTGGTGGTGGACATCCAGCCGCATCGGTATCCGAATAACCATGACGACGATTTTGCGGGCATGCTGGCGGTAGACATGGATTCGCTCAAGTCGCGCACGGACGCGGAGGCCCAGTTGGAGCCGCACGTTTCGAGTTGGGCGATGCGTAAGTTTCTGTTGACGAACTTGGAGAAGGATCGGGTGACGGGAGAGTTTCGCTGGATGGTGAACGTGGAGGCGATCGTGGCTGGGCAGCGGGATATCGAGGAAAATCCCTTGGAGCCGGGCGATCGCTACGAGGGCGATACCCTGTTCATTATGGGGGGGAAGAGTCGCTATTTCGTAAAGGACGAGGTGCCGCAGCTGCGGGACTATTTTCCGGCGAGCGCTCTGGAGGTGATCCCCGAAAGCGGGCACAATCCGCACTTCGAGTGCCGGGAGCGTTTCGTGGAGATCCTGGGAGCGTTCGTGCGGAGCTAA